From the Candidatus Krumholzibacteriota bacterium genome, one window contains:
- the nadD gene encoding nicotinate-nucleotide adenylyltransferase, whose amino-acid sequence MAIREKIGLFGGSFDPIHTGHMILAQRAMDFVSLDRVYFIPTANPPHKNNEALSDYKLRKEMVQLAIKDNKKFEISLFEEREEISFTYQSVLFFKEKGYSQDQLHLLIGSDSLADIPGWKNPEVIYDNTTIVSMPRPGHSAERVAEDAALIVLTSGRNTISSSEIRRLVSKGDSVRYLVPREVELFIKRNSLYKHGR is encoded by the coding sequence ATGGCTATTAGAGAGAAAATAGGTTTATTCGGAGGATCTTTCGACCCAATTCATACCGGCCATATGATCCTCGCTCAAAGAGCTATGGATTTCGTTTCTTTGGATCGAGTTTATTTTATACCTACAGCAAACCCCCCTCATAAGAACAACGAGGCTCTCAGTGATTATAAATTACGGAAAGAAATGGTCCAGCTCGCGATAAAAGACAACAAGAAATTTGAAATATCTCTTTTTGAGGAAAGAGAGGAAATCTCTTTTACATATCAATCCGTGCTCTTTTTCAAAGAAAAGGGATACAGTCAGGATCAATTGCATCTGCTTATAGGAAGCGATTCGCTTGCTGACATCCCCGGCTGGAAAAATCCCGAGGTAATTTATGATAACACAACTATTGTATCTATGCCGCGTCCGGGCCATTCAGCCGAGCGTGTTGCTGAGGACGCGGCGCTTATCGTACTTACATCGGGGCGGAATACAATATCTTCAAGTGAAATAAGAAGATTGGTCAGCAAAGGCGATTCGGTACGTTATCTTGTACCGAGGGAAGTTGAGCTTTTTATAAAAAGGAACTCTTTATACAAGCATGGGCGATAA
- the bamD gene encoding outer membrane protein assembly factor BamD has translation MKNYVDYKFKYCFIISVFLFTISCGGPYKAVKLNQPTRKLEIADELFEKGEYNNAALEFKDYLTTFAGDERCDYAQFKVAECYRMNEEYPLASVEYRVLINDYGYSEYVDDAFYLEGLCFFKQSKRVERDQTKTFEAKSRIERFMRLFPNSPKRDEAKALLKKINTKLAKKKFMSAKLYYSLGHYDAALLYLDKTASTYGGTIPGVKSHYFMGRIFEKRDQKEKAIDEYKKVTSFGIDIDEKRYAEKHLKRLLAEETDGY, from the coding sequence TTGAAGAATTACGTTGATTACAAGTTTAAATATTGCTTTATAATTTCAGTATTTCTTTTCACTATTTCGTGTGGCGGGCCGTACAAGGCGGTAAAATTAAACCAACCGACCAGAAAGCTTGAAATCGCGGACGAACTGTTCGAAAAGGGGGAGTATAATAACGCCGCTCTCGAATTTAAGGATTACTTGACAACATTTGCCGGCGACGAACGCTGTGATTACGCTCAGTTTAAAGTAGCCGAGTGTTATAGAATGAACGAAGAATATCCTCTTGCTTCTGTGGAGTACAGGGTTCTTATCAATGATTATGGATACAGCGAGTACGTAGATGACGCCTTTTACCTGGAGGGTTTGTGTTTTTTCAAGCAGTCGAAAAGGGTTGAAAGGGATCAGACAAAGACATTTGAAGCTAAAAGCAGAATAGAGCGTTTTATGCGCCTCTTTCCCAATAGTCCTAAAAGGGATGAAGCAAAAGCGCTTCTTAAAAAAATTAACACAAAACTTGCCAAAAAGAAGTTTATGAGCGCTAAGCTCTATTATTCGCTGGGGCATTATGACGCGGCATTACTGTATTTAGATAAGACCGCCAGCACGTACGGGGGCACAATTCCCGGGGTGAAAAGCCATTATTTTATGGGAAGGATTTTTGAAAAAAGAGATCAAAAGGAAAAAGCTATTGATGAATATAAAAAGGTAACCTCGTTCGGTATAGATATTGATGAAAAACGTTATGCCGAAAAGCATCTTAAAAGATTACTTGCTGAGGAAACAGATGGCTATTAG
- the rimO gene encoding 30S ribosomal protein S12 methylthiotransferase RimO, whose translation MRKRDKSSYIPTFHFINLGCPKNIVDAQRVADRLEIAGFEEEKEVEKADLIVLTTCAFIEAAEEESVDEILRIGMAKGEKQVFAVLGCLVSREGDKLLDLFSEVDIFLSASEMVRLPEKLAEEGLIEGPDLQALNLQDGLILNKLFTPRHIAYLKISDGCSNNCSYCLIPSIRGPLSSRKKDDILSEASRLSQKGVRELVVIAQDTGVWGKDLEGDSGLCGLLEDLSSAVSSEWIRLMYLHPGHVDVDELLRIYSEGKILPYLDIPIQHVSGRILSAMGRGYGKDYLMRLFSRLKSEVDNLVIRTTVMVGFPGENEDDFEELVEFLERFEIDHVGVFVYSAEEGTKALNYQGAVNIKTAEERKNIIDDIQMDISNDHLAERTGAVERVLVDEIIDPDLRPREGVWGQGRFYGQAYEIDGVVFLSGKYAEPGEFAEVRIDKAEAYDLFGGIL comes from the coding sequence ATGAGGAAAAGGGATAAATCTTCTTATATTCCCACATTTCACTTTATAAATCTAGGATGTCCCAAGAATATCGTAGATGCTCAACGTGTAGCGGACAGACTTGAAATCGCGGGATTCGAGGAGGAGAAGGAAGTTGAGAAGGCCGATCTGATTGTACTTACGACCTGCGCGTTTATTGAAGCGGCCGAGGAGGAATCAGTTGATGAGATTCTCAGGATAGGTATGGCTAAAGGTGAAAAACAGGTTTTCGCTGTACTGGGATGTCTCGTTTCCAGAGAGGGCGATAAGCTCCTTGATCTTTTCAGTGAGGTAGATATTTTTCTTTCCGCTTCAGAGATGGTAAGACTGCCGGAAAAACTGGCCGAAGAGGGGCTGATAGAGGGGCCGGACCTTCAAGCTCTTAACCTGCAGGATGGGCTGATTCTAAATAAATTGTTTACACCGCGTCATATCGCCTACCTTAAAATTTCTGACGGATGTTCAAATAATTGTTCCTATTGTTTGATTCCTTCTATCAGAGGACCGCTTTCCAGCCGAAAAAAGGATGATATACTAAGTGAAGCTTCCAGGCTGAGTCAGAAAGGAGTTAGAGAGCTTGTTGTGATAGCTCAGGATACCGGTGTATGGGGAAAGGACTTAGAAGGTGATTCAGGCTTGTGCGGTCTTCTTGAAGACCTCTCCTCAGCGGTAAGCTCAGAATGGATCAGGCTGATGTATCTTCATCCCGGTCATGTGGATGTTGATGAATTATTGAGAATTTATTCTGAAGGGAAAATATTGCCTTATCTTGATATTCCTATTCAGCATGTTTCCGGCAGGATTCTATCTGCGATGGGAAGAGGGTATGGGAAAGATTATCTAATGAGACTATTCAGCCGTCTCAAGTCGGAAGTGGATAATCTGGTGATCAGGACAACAGTTATGGTTGGATTCCCGGGAGAAAATGAAGATGATTTCGAAGAACTTGTAGAATTCTTAGAAAGGTTTGAAATTGATCATGTTGGCGTATTCGTGTATTCAGCTGAAGAAGGAACCAAAGCATTAAACTACCAGGGCGCTGTAAACATTAAGACAGCTGAAGAAAGAAAAAACATTATCGATGATATTCAAATGGATATTTCTAACGATCATCTCGCTGAGAGAACAGGTGCTGTCGAGCGTGTACTGGTTGATGAAATAATCGATCCAGACTTACGTCCGCGAGAAGGGGTTTGGGGGCAGGGCAGGTTTTACGGCCAGGCGTATGAAATCGATGGAGTGGTTTTTCTGTCAGGTAAATACGCCGAACCCGGTGAATTTGCTGAAGTTCGTATTGATAAAGCTGAGGCGTACGACCTTTTTGGCGGGATACTTTAA
- the polA gene encoding DNA polymerase I, with amino-acid sequence MNLILVDGHAIAYRSYYAFIKNPLTNSRGENTSALYGFTRVLLQILNHYNPEYLAVVFDSDKPTERHKLFPEYKAHRDKMPDDLARQVPVMHDLVEAFGISVYEISGYEADDIIATIARDASRKKMDVKIVTGDKDLFQILSDRIHLIRPGKGTNLSDQVGPEYLKERYSLTPDQITDFLALTGDSADNIPGVKGVGEKTALKLLNEFGSLEKILDNSNEIKAKSIRNKIKEGGEDALFSKNLIELIDVPEGFDLEDMKVKEYDVEKLTEMLLKLEFHGILKSIIPEQDEKIKKLDYSAVNIDELDDLVSYLVSAGEFVFDVETTSLNPIEAEVVGISFCAEEGKAFYLPVLDSDEDSRNGLLELDDESSAGIPIERVKEKLGPVLLNKEIKKAGHNIKYDLMVLKTAGIEVRGVSFDTMIASYCLDPSRRSHSLDNLSLEFCRHRMIAYKDLFEKGDKKKDIRKVPSERLKNYASEDSDFTLRLKNIFSEFLSGSGTEKLFNEIEMPLLFVLMRMEFEGVAIDRDQLKHLSDEISGKIKEVRDEIYKYAGEEFNINSNKQLQGILFDKLELPVIKKTKTGYSTNMEVLNELSSIHPVAKRIIDYRQLSKLSNTYIDSLPDLVNKKTGRIHTSFNQTVTATGRLSSSNPNLQNIPIRSELGKKIRSAFVPRRGNLLMDADYSQVELRILAHISGDKNLINAFREGADIHSRTAAMVYQLEEENITDEMRAVAKTINFGVIYGLGPRGLSKQIGVTVEEASEFIENYFDKYPGVRKFTEEYKEKARQTGYAETIFGRRRELRDISSENGRLRSFSERIAVNMPIQGTAADMIKIAMVNIDKLLREEKLDSRMILQVHDELIFEVPPQEEDMMLEIVRGEMESAVELKVPLKVSIHTGNNWLEAH; translated from the coding sequence ATGAATCTTATTCTCGTAGACGGTCACGCAATTGCTTACAGGTCGTATTACGCTTTTATCAAGAATCCTCTGACTAATTCCAGAGGAGAAAATACAAGCGCCTTATACGGTTTTACAAGGGTTTTACTTCAGATATTAAATCATTACAATCCTGAATATCTGGCCGTTGTATTTGACAGTGATAAACCGACGGAAAGGCATAAGCTGTTTCCCGAATATAAAGCCCATAGAGACAAAATGCCCGATGACCTCGCGAGACAGGTTCCAGTCATGCATGACCTCGTTGAGGCTTTCGGTATTTCTGTTTATGAGATTTCCGGATATGAAGCAGATGATATTATAGCCACAATCGCCCGGGATGCTTCAAGGAAGAAGATGGACGTGAAGATTGTGACAGGGGACAAAGATCTTTTTCAAATCCTTTCTGACAGGATACATTTGATCAGGCCGGGAAAGGGTACGAATCTATCTGATCAGGTGGGCCCTGAATATTTAAAAGAGAGGTATTCATTAACTCCCGACCAGATAACGGATTTTTTGGCTTTAACGGGCGACAGCGCTGACAATATTCCCGGAGTAAAAGGGGTAGGTGAAAAAACCGCCCTGAAGCTGCTGAATGAGTTTGGTTCCCTCGAAAAAATACTTGACAACTCAAATGAAATAAAAGCCAAGAGCATAAGAAATAAGATAAAAGAAGGCGGAGAAGACGCCCTTTTTTCCAAGAACCTCATTGAGTTGATAGATGTTCCTGAAGGTTTTGATCTCGAAGACATGAAAGTAAAAGAATACGATGTGGAGAAACTAACTGAGATGCTTCTCAAGCTGGAATTTCACGGAATTCTAAAGAGTATAATTCCAGAGCAAGATGAAAAAATTAAAAAGCTTGATTATTCCGCGGTAAATATCGACGAACTCGACGACCTTGTATCTTATCTTGTCTCTGCCGGAGAGTTTGTATTTGACGTAGAGACAACATCGCTCAATCCCATAGAGGCGGAGGTTGTAGGAATATCTTTCTGCGCTGAAGAGGGAAAGGCCTTCTATTTACCGGTGCTTGATTCAGATGAGGACTCAAGAAATGGATTATTAGAGCTGGATGATGAATCCTCTGCGGGGATTCCGATTGAAAGGGTAAAGGAAAAATTGGGCCCTGTTCTTCTGAATAAAGAAATAAAGAAGGCCGGGCATAATATCAAATACGATCTTATGGTGTTAAAGACTGCCGGTATAGAGGTTAGAGGTGTATCATTCGACACTATGATAGCATCCTATTGTCTCGATCCTTCCAGAAGGTCTCATTCCCTTGATAATCTGTCTCTTGAATTCTGCAGGCATAGAATGATCGCGTACAAGGATTTATTTGAGAAAGGAGATAAGAAGAAAGATATAAGGAAAGTCCCCTCAGAGAGATTGAAAAATTATGCCTCTGAAGATTCGGATTTTACGCTAAGGCTTAAGAATATTTTTAGCGAATTCCTTTCAGGTTCAGGCACTGAAAAATTATTCAACGAAATAGAAATGCCTCTGCTTTTCGTTCTTATGAGGATGGAGTTTGAAGGAGTCGCGATAGATCGGGACCAACTTAAGCATCTGTCAGATGAAATTTCAGGCAAAATCAAGGAAGTTCGCGATGAGATATACAAATACGCGGGCGAAGAATTTAATATTAATTCCAACAAGCAGCTGCAGGGCATCCTTTTTGATAAACTTGAACTTCCTGTAATCAAAAAGACAAAAACCGGATATTCAACCAATATGGAAGTCTTAAATGAACTTTCCTCTATCCATCCGGTCGCAAAGCGCATTATTGATTACAGGCAGCTTTCTAAACTTTCAAACACTTATATTGATTCTCTGCCGGACCTGGTGAATAAGAAGACCGGCAGGATTCACACGTCATTTAATCAAACTGTCACTGCCACGGGCAGACTCTCCTCAAGTAACCCTAATCTGCAAAATATTCCCATACGCTCAGAACTTGGAAAGAAGATACGAAGCGCTTTTGTGCCCCGCAGGGGAAACCTGCTTATGGATGCTGATTATTCTCAGGTTGAGCTTAGGATACTTGCTCATATATCCGGAGATAAGAATCTCATTAATGCCTTCCGGGAAGGAGCTGACATTCACAGCAGGACAGCCGCAATGGTTTATCAGCTTGAAGAAGAAAATATAACTGATGAGATGAGGGCTGTAGCTAAAACCATAAATTTCGGTGTTATTTACGGACTTGGTCCGAGGGGGCTTTCTAAACAGATAGGTGTGACGGTTGAAGAAGCTTCTGAATTCATCGAGAATTATTTCGATAAGTATCCCGGAGTAAGAAAATTCACGGAAGAGTACAAAGAAAAGGCTCGTCAGACAGGGTACGCCGAGACCATTTTCGGCAGAAGAAGGGAACTTAGAGATATATCAAGTGAAAACGGCAGGCTGCGGAGTTTTTCCGAAAGGATAGCCGTTAATATGCCGATACAGGGTACAGCCGCGGACATGATAAAGATAGCTATGGTAAATATCGACAAACTGCTGCGCGAAGAGAAACTTGACAGCAGAATGATTCTGCAGGTTCACGATGAACTTATTTTTGAAGTACCTCCCCAAGAAGAAGATATGATGCTGGAAATTGTAAGAGGTGAGATGGAGTCCGCGGTTGAGCTTAAAGTTCCTTTGAAAGTAAGTATTCATACCGGAAATAATTGGCTGGAGGCGCATTAA
- a CDS encoding tetratricopeptide repeat protein translates to MVRNIIFNLTLPALLTSLLFVSCGQDSVIEKVEREYKDKNYKQVVFLVRHHLRRGGGRDPKLLLFGAESLLRLGVESEAEEYFSEIYKADSTWGAEIASILQDKAIKYMDEGLITSGRRFIVQAVSYNPNITFGEYDLEAGKFLMEERKFDEAIGFLKRYHSSYADSSGSAEAMLNLGFAYKETGRNGKAIDIFRALINKYPASRFVSTARWNYEILSIELAEKAIKSGEFEEAKNILILMKDSSANTLNLVRANFMLGEVFASQKFIKKAIDSYKEVLNLNLGSSGRYSERAKERIEELEELR, encoded by the coding sequence ATGGTGCGTAATATTATTTTCAATCTGACATTGCCGGCGTTGTTGACCTCTCTTCTGTTTGTTTCATGCGGGCAGGATTCCGTTATCGAAAAGGTAGAGAGAGAGTATAAAGATAAAAACTATAAACAGGTTGTTTTTCTAGTCAGGCATCACCTCAGAAGGGGCGGCGGGAGAGATCCGAAATTATTACTTTTCGGCGCCGAGTCTCTTCTCAGACTCGGAGTTGAGAGTGAAGCCGAAGAGTATTTCAGTGAAATTTACAAAGCCGATTCTACCTGGGGGGCTGAAATTGCTTCGATCCTTCAGGATAAAGCCATTAAGTATATGGATGAAGGATTAATTACAAGCGGAAGAAGGTTTATTGTCCAAGCCGTAAGTTATAATCCAAATATTACTTTTGGTGAATATGATCTCGAAGCGGGAAAATTCCTGATGGAGGAAAGGAAATTTGATGAAGCGATAGGCTTCTTGAAGAGATATCACAGCAGTTACGCGGATTCGTCGGGCTCGGCAGAAGCTATGCTTAACCTCGGATTTGCGTATAAAGAGACTGGACGAAATGGAAAAGCGATCGATATATTCAGGGCTCTCATCAACAAATATCCCGCAAGCCGTTTTGTTTCCACCGCGCGCTGGAATTATGAAATTCTTTCAATTGAACTGGCCGAAAAAGCTATAAAATCGGGTGAATTTGAGGAAGCAAAAAATATACTGATCTTAATGAAGGATTCTTCCGCCAACACGCTTAATCTCGTTCGAGCTAATTTCATGCTGGGAGAGGTGTTCGCGAGCCAGAAGTTTATCAAGAAAGCAATCGATTCTTATAAAGAAGTATTAAATCTTAATTTAGGATCGAGCGGAAGATATTCCGAGAGAGCAAAAGAAAGGATTGAGGAACTTGAAGAATTACGTTGA